The proteins below come from a single Streptomyces sp. M92 genomic window:
- the draK gene encoding two-component system sensor histidine kinase DraK, translating to MRRRLIQSTLAVVLVVIAVFGVSLVIVETRTISSTAQERVDLEAVRLASIVDSRLLGTGSVDAAFLREQIRDARYAEIRIPGEPVIEVGSRPTGEVIRGKATGEEGETVLVEEPSSSVTREVGRTLLIIGLVALLAVVAAVLLAIRQANRLASPLTDLAETAERLGSGDPRPRHKRYGVPELDRVADVLDSSAERIARMLTAERRLAADASHQLRTPLTALSMRLEEITLTDEPETVKEEATIALSQVERLTDVVDRLLTNSRDPRSGSAVTFELDDVIQQQIDEWRPAYRSEGRAIVSSGKRHLTAVGTPGAVAQVLAALIENSLMHGGGTVALRTRVTGNQAVVEVTDEGAGVPGDLGARIFERAISGRNSTGIGLAVARDLAEADGGRLELLQGRPPVFGLFLSRTPPPKKSSGDSKDTVR from the coding sequence ATGCGCCGTCGACTGATCCAGTCCACCCTCGCCGTGGTGCTCGTCGTGATCGCCGTCTTCGGCGTCTCGCTCGTCATCGTCGAGACCCGCACGATCAGCAGCACCGCCCAGGAGCGGGTCGACCTGGAGGCCGTGCGGCTGGCCAGCATCGTGGACAGCCGTCTGCTCGGCACCGGCTCCGTGGACGCCGCGTTCCTGCGCGAGCAGATCCGGGACGCCCGGTACGCCGAGATCCGCATCCCCGGCGAGCCGGTCATCGAGGTCGGCAGCCGGCCGACCGGCGAGGTCATCCGCGGCAAGGCCACCGGCGAGGAGGGGGAGACGGTCCTCGTCGAGGAGCCCAGCTCCTCGGTGACCCGCGAGGTCGGCCGGACCCTGCTGATCATCGGGCTGGTGGCGCTGCTCGCGGTGGTCGCGGCGGTGCTGCTGGCCATCCGGCAGGCCAACCGCCTCGCCTCCCCGCTCACCGACCTCGCCGAAACCGCCGAACGCCTCGGCTCCGGCGACCCGCGCCCCCGCCACAAGCGCTACGGCGTCCCCGAGCTGGACCGGGTCGCGGACGTGCTGGACTCCTCCGCCGAGCGCATCGCCCGGATGCTCACCGCCGAGCGCCGCCTGGCCGCCGACGCCTCCCACCAGCTGCGCACGCCGCTGACCGCGCTGTCCATGCGGCTGGAGGAGATCACCCTCACCGACGAGCCGGAGACGGTGAAGGAGGAGGCGACGATCGCCCTGTCGCAGGTGGAGCGGTTGACGGACGTCGTGGACCGGCTGCTGACGAACAGCCGCGACCCGCGCAGCGGCTCCGCCGTCACCTTCGAACTGGACGACGTCATCCAGCAGCAGATCGACGAGTGGCGCCCCGCCTACCGCAGCGAGGGGCGGGCGATCGTCAGCTCCGGCAAGCGGCACCTGACGGCCGTGGGCACCCCGGGCGCGGTCGCCCAGGTGCTGGCCGCGCTGATCGAGAACTCCCTGATGCACGGCGGCGGCACGGTGGCCCTGCGGACCCGGGTGACCGGCAACCAGGCGGTCGTCGAGGTCACCGACGAGGGCGCGGGCGTGCCCGGCGACCTGGGGGCGCGGATCTTCGAGCGGGCGATCAGCGGGCGGAACTCGACGGGCATCGGCCTGGCCGTGGCCCGCGACCT
- a CDS encoding response regulator transcription factor translates to MTRVLLAEDDASISEPLARALRREGYEVEVREDGPAALDAGLRGGIDLVVLDLGLPDMDGLEVARRLRSEGHAVPILILTARADEVDTVVGLDAGADDYVTKPFRLAELLARVRALLRRGAVEPPQPPATHGVRIDVESHRAWMGEEELQLTAKEFDLLRVLVRDAGRVVTRDQLMREVWDTTWWSSTKTLDMHISWLRKKLGDDAANPRYIATVRGVGFRFEKN, encoded by the coding sequence ATGACCCGTGTACTGCTCGCCGAGGACGACGCGTCCATCTCGGAGCCGCTGGCCCGCGCACTGCGCCGGGAAGGGTACGAGGTCGAGGTGCGTGAGGACGGACCCGCCGCACTCGACGCCGGGCTGCGGGGCGGCATCGACCTGGTCGTGCTGGACCTCGGCCTGCCGGACATGGACGGGCTGGAGGTCGCCCGCCGGCTGCGGTCGGAGGGGCATGCCGTGCCGATCCTCATCCTGACCGCGCGCGCCGACGAGGTGGACACCGTCGTCGGTCTCGACGCGGGCGCCGACGACTACGTCACCAAGCCGTTCCGCCTCGCCGAGCTGCTCGCCCGGGTCCGCGCCCTGCTGCGGCGCGGTGCCGTCGAGCCCCCGCAGCCGCCCGCCACGCACGGCGTGCGCATCGACGTCGAGTCGCACCGGGCCTGGATGGGCGAGGAGGAGCTCCAGCTCACCGCCAAGGAGTTCGACCTGCTGCGGGTGCTGGTGCGGGACGCGGGCCGGGTCGTCACCCGCGACCAGCTGATGCGCGAGGTCTGGGACACCACCTGGTGGTCGTCGACCAAGACGCTCGACATGCACATCTCCTGGCTGCGCAAGAAGCTGGGGGACGACGCGGCGAACCCGCGCTACATCGCCACCGTGCGCGGCGTGGGTTTCCGTTTCGAGAAGAACTGA
- a CDS encoding oligopeptide:H+ symporter has protein sequence MASSLTKDSVTPGTPGSEKTFFGHPRGLATLFMTEMWERFSYYGMRALLPLYLVAPGGLGMNAGTATAIYSVYLSLVYLLTMPGGWFGDRVWGPRKTVAVAGGVIMLGHLTLALPSSGTFFAGLGLVAIGSGLLKANISTMVGQLYSGPDDPRRDGGFTVFYMGINLGAFAAPLIIGTIGESVNWHLGFALAAVGMGLGVLQFLLGSRHLAPHSSVVPKPLSVEEKTSTLRKAAFWAALAVVFYAIVGFSGAYTLNWILVPLTLLGVIVPVLVLTRIKRDKELDRTEQSKMSAYIWFFVAAAVFWMIYDQGGSTLAIFADSSTDTSVFGWEFPVSWFQSVNPVIIMALAPVFATVWLALARRGKEPSTIVKFSFGLVLVGASFFLFLAPLAIADGGHKAAALWLVAIYFVQTCGELMLSPVGLSVTTKMAPVKYASQMMGVWFLAVTAGDATTGLLSIAGVDLNKTGIVAAEAALAVLAGVAIWTYRKRVKELMGDVR, from the coding sequence ATGGCGTCCAGCCTGACGAAGGACTCGGTCACCCCGGGCACCCCCGGGTCCGAGAAGACCTTCTTCGGCCACCCCCGCGGACTGGCCACTCTCTTCATGACCGAGATGTGGGAGCGTTTCTCCTACTACGGCATGAGGGCTCTGCTCCCGCTGTACCTGGTGGCTCCCGGTGGCCTCGGCATGAACGCCGGCACCGCGACCGCGATCTACTCGGTGTACCTCTCCCTGGTGTACCTGCTCACGATGCCTGGCGGCTGGTTCGGCGACCGCGTCTGGGGCCCCCGCAAGACCGTCGCCGTCGCCGGCGGTGTGATCATGCTCGGCCACCTCACGCTGGCGCTGCCGTCCTCCGGCACGTTCTTCGCGGGCCTCGGCCTGGTCGCCATCGGCTCGGGTCTGCTCAAGGCCAACATCTCCACGATGGTCGGCCAGCTCTACAGCGGCCCCGACGACCCGCGCCGCGACGGTGGCTTCACCGTCTTCTACATGGGCATCAACCTCGGTGCCTTCGCGGCGCCGCTGATCATCGGCACCATCGGTGAGAGCGTCAACTGGCACCTGGGCTTCGCGCTCGCCGCGGTCGGCATGGGTCTGGGCGTGCTCCAGTTCCTGCTCGGCAGCCGCCACCTGGCCCCGCACTCCAGCGTCGTGCCGAAGCCGCTTTCGGTGGAGGAGAAGACCTCCACGCTGCGCAAGGCCGCGTTCTGGGCCGCGCTCGCCGTCGTCTTCTACGCGATCGTCGGCTTCTCCGGTGCCTACACCCTGAACTGGATTCTGGTCCCGCTGACGCTGCTCGGTGTGATCGTCCCGGTGCTGGTGCTGACCCGCATCAAGCGCGACAAGGAGCTGGACCGCACCGAGCAGTCCAAGATGTCGGCGTACATCTGGTTCTTCGTCGCCGCGGCCGTCTTCTGGATGATCTACGACCAGGGCGGTTCGACCCTGGCGATCTTCGCCGACTCCTCGACCGACACCAGCGTCTTCGGCTGGGAGTTCCCGGTCTCCTGGTTCCAGTCGGTCAACCCGGTCATCATCATGGCCCTGGCCCCGGTCTTCGCCACGGTCTGGCTGGCGCTCGCCCGCCGCGGCAAGGAGCCGAGCACGATCGTGAAGTTCTCGTTCGGCCTGGTGCTGGTCGGCGCGTCCTTCTTCCTCTTCCTGGCCCCGCTGGCCATCGCGGACGGCGGCCACAAGGCGGCCGCGCTGTGGCTGGTGGCGATCTACTTCGTCCAGACCTGCGGTGAGCTGATGCTCTCCCCGGTCGGCCTCTCGGTCACCACGAAGATGGCGCCGGTGAAGTACGCCTCGCAGATGATGGGCGTCTGGTTCCTGGCCGTCACCGCCGGTGACGCCACGACCGGCCTGCTCTCCATCGCCGGCGTCGACCTCAACAAGACGGGCATCGTCGCCGCGGAGGCCGCCCTGGCCGTCCTCGCCGGTGTCGCGATCTGGACGTACCGCAAGCGCGTCAAGGAACTCATGGGCGACGTCCGCTGA
- a CDS encoding ATP-binding protein: protein MSTTRPYSPGDRGPEPSGASGASASAPVPSSGVSAAPGAASAPTAASASGGGGRQARRLSFEDASGVVPLARDFTREALYAWGWLPSATADQRAAAEDVLLVVSELVTNACLHAEGPDELWITCEKKVIRLEVSDRGTGQPAPRTPHRAGRPGGHGMFIVQRLCLDWGVVRTPGVAGKRVWAELGAPG, encoded by the coding sequence ATGAGCACCACCCGGCCCTACTCGCCGGGCGACCGCGGTCCGGAGCCCAGCGGCGCTTCCGGGGCGTCCGCGTCCGCGCCGGTGCCTTCTTCGGGGGTTTCCGCGGCTCCCGGGGCGGCGTCCGCGCCCACGGCTGCCTCCGCTTCCGGGGGCGGTGGGCGCCAGGCCCGCAGACTGAGCTTCGAGGACGCGAGCGGGGTCGTCCCGCTGGCCCGTGACTTCACCCGCGAGGCGCTGTACGCCTGGGGCTGGCTGCCGTCCGCCACCGCGGACCAGCGGGCCGCCGCCGAGGACGTGCTGCTCGTGGTGTCCGAGCTGGTCACCAACGCGTGTCTCCATGCGGAGGGCCCGGACGAGCTGTGGATCACCTGCGAGAAGAAGGTGATCCGGCTGGAGGTCTCCGACCGGGGGACCGGGCAGCCGGCGCCGCGTACGCCGCACCGGGCCGGGCGTCCAGGTGGGCACGGCATGTTCATCGTGCAGCGGCTGTGCCTGGACTGGGGTGTGGTGCGGACGCCGGGGGTGGCGGGGAAGCGGGTCTGGGCGGAGCTGGGGGCGCCGGGGTAG
- a CDS encoding STAS domain-containing protein: MDRGTVGSAQSGRLLVEVREEGPSAVVTPAGELDHHTADLLREPLEDCLAKGFNRLVVDCSRLEFCDSTGLNVLLGARLKAEAAGGGVHLVAMRPVVARVFEITGAEAVFTLHDTLEAALADQSG; the protein is encoded by the coding sequence ATGGACCGCGGGACGGTCGGCAGTGCCCAGTCGGGCCGGCTTCTGGTCGAAGTACGGGAAGAGGGCCCCAGTGCCGTCGTGACACCGGCGGGTGAGTTGGATCACCACACCGCCGATCTGTTGCGCGAGCCGCTGGAGGACTGTCTCGCCAAGGGATTCAACCGGCTCGTCGTCGACTGCTCGCGCCTGGAGTTCTGCGACTCCACGGGACTCAACGTCCTGCTCGGCGCGCGGCTGAAGGCGGAGGCCGCGGGGGGCGGTGTGCACCTGGTGGCCATGCGGCCGGTGGTGGCTCGCGTGTTCGAGATCACGGGGGCCGAGGCGGTCTTCACCCTCCATGACACGCTTGAGGCCGCGCTGGCCGACCAGTCCGGCTGA
- a CDS encoding RNA polymerase sigma factor SigF translates to MEDIMSPRLDGSRTQEATSTLPPEHLDPIEHHDAVVAPDDDALAGLPDIPAYDEVAPADARALSRTLFERLESLEEGTHEFAYVRNTLVELNLALVKFAAARFRSRSEPMEDIIQVGTIGLIKAIDRFELSRGVEFPTFAMPTIIGEIKRFFRDTSWSVRVPRRLQELRLDLAKAGDELAQRLDRAPTVTELAEHLGLSKDEVVEGMAASNAYTASSLDAQPEEDDAEGALADRIGYEDHGLEGIEYVESLKPLIAELPSRDRKILSLRFVAGMTQSEIGEELGISQMHVSRLLSRTLVKLRKGLTVEE, encoded by the coding sequence ATGGAGGACATCATGTCACCCCGGCTCGACGGATCGCGTACCCAGGAAGCGACGTCGACACTCCCTCCGGAACATCTGGATCCCATCGAGCACCACGACGCGGTCGTCGCACCCGACGACGACGCACTCGCCGGGCTTCCGGACATCCCCGCGTACGACGAGGTCGCTCCCGCCGACGCCCGGGCCCTGTCCAGGACCCTCTTCGAGCGGCTGGAGTCGCTGGAGGAGGGCACCCACGAGTTCGCGTACGTACGCAACACGCTCGTCGAGCTCAACCTCGCGCTGGTCAAGTTCGCCGCCGCCCGTTTCCGCTCGCGCAGCGAGCCGATGGAGGACATCATCCAGGTCGGCACGATCGGCCTGATCAAGGCGATCGACCGCTTCGAGCTGTCGCGTGGTGTGGAGTTCCCCACGTTCGCGATGCCGACCATCATCGGCGAGATCAAGCGCTTCTTCCGTGACACCTCGTGGTCCGTGCGCGTCCCGCGCCGCCTCCAGGAGCTGCGCCTCGACCTGGCCAAGGCCGGCGACGAGCTGGCCCAGCGCCTCGACCGCGCCCCCACGGTGACGGAGCTGGCCGAGCACCTGGGCCTGTCCAAGGACGAGGTCGTCGAGGGCATGGCCGCCTCCAACGCCTACACCGCCTCCTCGCTGGACGCCCAGCCGGAGGAGGACGACGCCGAGGGCGCGCTGGCCGACCGGATCGGTTACGAGGACCACGGTCTCGAGGGCATCGAGTACGTCGAGTCGCTGAAGCCGCTGATCGCCGAGCTGCCCTCCCGGGACCGGAAGATCCTCTCCCTCCGCTTCGTCGCGGGCATGACCCAGTCGGAGATCGGCGAGGAACTCGGCATCTCCCAGATGCACGTCTCGCGTCTGCTGTCGCGGACCCTCGTGAAGCTGCGCAAGGGGCTCACGGTCGAGGAGTAG
- a CDS encoding RICIN domain-containing protein has protein sequence MARGDRTDSGDRAGEEWYAGASDARLTELLHADTPTAYPALRELRARHQPSVLAYARLCAAGDSAARQLAARAFTLAARQAVRGTDTGGPWRHRLLLLTGEVAAEWAADERSAGLDPGLLLVLNTGGPGCPVPPLLTAFRSLPSRAQGLLWYDVVEQEPTDRTAALLGLGGQDVTYGTAPALQSLAQACLRYRLTASDDPRCVDFRRLIEESVRPDSPRDSPDLHAHMAHCPHCTAAHEEQHTLRDSPRTALAEGLLPWAGTAYPAREPEAPGAGAPLALPGAWPPSRRFALASAALGVALAPLLFLLLSPDDAPSHPAANASSRSPAGPPPVTVTATVPATPSASPTPSSSPSVAPGSPSPAPSPTPSRTVRPSPTPSAPSYRAPDGTYAQVVNVASGRCLDIDGALEKGTDVVTAPCTSSPTQLWRADAGRGVVQSYADDDFCLDSRGSVDKGVGIWECDSVDGRNGQNLRFAVDARGVVHPGIAPERAVTPGGGDAVVLVGADSGRTDQRWRAGATR, from the coding sequence ATGGCGCGGGGCGACAGGACCGACAGCGGTGACCGGGCCGGGGAGGAGTGGTACGCCGGCGCTTCCGACGCGCGGCTGACCGAACTGCTCCACGCCGACACACCCACCGCCTACCCGGCGCTCCGGGAACTCCGCGCGCGCCACCAGCCGTCGGTACTCGCCTACGCGCGCCTGTGCGCGGCCGGGGATTCGGCGGCGCGCCAACTGGCCGCCCGGGCCTTCACGCTGGCGGCCCGCCAGGCGGTCCGCGGCACGGACACGGGCGGGCCGTGGCGGCACCGTCTGCTGCTCCTCACCGGGGAGGTCGCGGCCGAGTGGGCGGCCGACGAGCGCTCCGCCGGACTGGACCCGGGTCTGCTCCTCGTCCTGAACACCGGGGGTCCCGGCTGCCCGGTCCCGCCCCTGCTCACGGCCTTCCGTTCGCTGCCGTCCCGCGCTCAGGGCCTGCTCTGGTACGACGTGGTGGAGCAAGAGCCCACCGACCGCACCGCCGCGCTGCTGGGCCTCGGCGGCCAGGACGTCACGTACGGCACGGCCCCCGCGCTCCAGTCACTGGCCCAGGCCTGCCTGCGGTACCGGCTGACGGCCTCGGACGACCCCCGCTGTGTGGACTTCCGGCGCCTCATCGAGGAGTCGGTACGGCCGGACAGCCCACGGGACAGCCCCGACCTGCACGCGCACATGGCGCACTGTCCGCACTGCACGGCGGCCCACGAGGAGCAGCACACCCTGCGCGACTCCCCCCGCACCGCCCTGGCCGAGGGCCTGTTGCCGTGGGCGGGTACGGCGTACCCGGCACGGGAGCCCGAGGCGCCGGGCGCCGGCGCTCCGCTCGCGCTGCCCGGGGCCTGGCCGCCCTCCCGCCGCTTCGCCCTGGCCTCGGCGGCCCTGGGCGTGGCCCTGGCTCCGCTGCTCTTCCTGCTGCTGTCACCGGACGACGCCCCGTCCCATCCGGCGGCGAACGCGTCGTCCCGCTCCCCGGCCGGACCGCCGCCGGTGACGGTGACGGCCACCGTCCCCGCGACGCCGTCCGCCTCCCCCACGCCCTCGTCCTCCCCCTCGGTCGCCCCGGGATCGCCCTCTCCTGCGCCGAGTCCGACGCCGTCGCGCACGGTGCGGCCGTCGCCGACGCCCTCCGCGCCGTCGTACCGGGCGCCGGACGGCACGTACGCCCAGGTGGTGAACGTCGCCTCGGGCCGGTGCCTGGACATCGACGGCGCCCTGGAGAAGGGCACGGACGTGGTGACGGCGCCCTGTACCTCCTCCCCGACCCAGCTGTGGCGGGCCGACGCCGGGCGCGGGGTGGTCCAGTCGTACGCCGACGACGACTTCTGCCTGGACAGCCGCGGCTCCGTCGACAAGGGCGTCGGCATCTGGGAGTGCGACTCCGTCGACGGGCGCAACGGCCAGAACCTGCGGTTCGCCGTGGACGCGCGCGGCGTGGTCCACCCGGGCATCGCCCCCGAGCGGGCGGTGACGCCGGGCGGGGGCGACGCGGTGGTGCTCGTCGGGGCGGACTCCGGCCGGACCGACCAGCGGTGGCGGGCCGGGGCCACCCGCTGA
- the hutI gene encoding imidazolonepropionase has translation MSSTVITNIAALVTNDPSLGDNSPLGLVRDAAVVIDGDRVAWTGESSKAPATDNRVDAGGRAVLPGFVDSHSHLLFGGDRTEEFNARMSGRPYSAGGIRTTVAATRAASDAELEAGLTRYLEEALRQGTTTFETKSGYGLTTADESRALRVAARHTDEVTFLGAHIVAPELADDPAAYVALVTGEMLDACAPHARWIDVFCEKGAFDGDQARAILTAGRARGLHPRIHANQLSYGPGVQLAVELDAASADHCTHLTDADVDALANSGTVATLLPGAEFSTRAQWPDARRLLDAGATVALSTDCNPGSSFTSSVPFCIALAVRDMGMTPDEAVWSATAGGAAALRRDDVGRLTPGACADLTLLDAPSHVHLAYRPGVPLVHGVWRRGARVV, from the coding sequence ATGAGCAGCACCGTCATCACCAACATCGCCGCACTCGTCACCAACGACCCCTCCCTGGGTGACAACTCCCCCCTCGGACTGGTCCGGGACGCGGCCGTCGTCATCGACGGCGACCGTGTCGCGTGGACCGGTGAATCAAGCAAAGCACCCGCCACTGACAATCGGGTCGACGCCGGCGGCCGGGCGGTCCTGCCCGGCTTCGTCGACTCCCACTCCCACCTCCTCTTCGGCGGCGACCGCACCGAGGAGTTCAACGCCCGCATGTCCGGGCGTCCTTACAGCGCCGGAGGCATCCGCACCACCGTCGCCGCCACCCGCGCCGCGAGCGACGCGGAACTGGAGGCGGGCCTCACCCGTTACCTCGAAGAGGCCCTGCGCCAGGGCACCACGACCTTCGAGACCAAGTCCGGCTACGGACTGACCACCGCCGACGAGTCCCGCGCCCTGCGCGTCGCCGCCCGCCACACCGACGAGGTGACGTTCCTCGGCGCCCACATCGTCGCGCCCGAACTGGCCGACGACCCCGCCGCCTACGTCGCGCTCGTCACCGGCGAGATGCTCGACGCCTGCGCCCCGCACGCCCGCTGGATCGACGTCTTCTGCGAGAAGGGCGCCTTCGACGGCGACCAGGCCCGCGCGATCCTCACCGCGGGCAGGGCGAGGGGCCTGCACCCCCGCATCCACGCCAACCAGCTCTCCTACGGCCCCGGAGTGCAGCTCGCCGTCGAACTCGACGCCGCCAGCGCCGACCACTGCACCCACCTCACCGACGCCGACGTGGACGCCCTGGCCAACAGCGGCACGGTCGCCACACTGCTGCCCGGCGCCGAGTTCTCCACCCGCGCCCAGTGGCCCGACGCCCGCCGCCTGCTCGACGCGGGCGCCACCGTCGCCCTGTCCACCGACTGCAACCCGGGCTCCTCCTTCACGTCCTCCGTGCCCTTCTGCATCGCGCTGGCCGTGCGGGACATGGGGATGACGCCGGACGAGGCGGTCTGGTCGGCCACCGCGGGCGGCGCCGCGGCCCTGCGCCGCGACGACGTCGGCCGCCTGACCCCCGGCGCCTGTGCCGACCTGACCCTCCTCGACGCCCCGAGCCACGTCCACCTCGCCTACCGGCCGGGCGTACCGCTGGTCCACGGCGTGTGGCGGCGCGGCGCACGGGTCGTCTGA
- a CDS encoding formimidoylglutamate deiminase, translating into MTTTERTRTYWLEHAWLGTHVEPGVAVDVSDDGRLAAVRTDVPAPPPGAEPLRGLTLPGLANAHSHAFHRALRGTVQVGSGTFWTWREVMYSVADRLTPETYLELARAVYAEMALAGITTVGEFHYVHHAPGGAPYADPNAMGEALIQAAADAGIRITLLDTCYLSSGFGQPPNPHQRRFSDGTAEAWAQRCSVLKERDHARIGAAVHSVRAVPADQLATVARWAEERRAPLHVHLSEQTAENDACRDAHGCTPTRLLADHGVLGPRTTGVHNTHLTDEDIALLGGSRTGTCMCPTTERDLADGIGPAAALQRAGSPLSLGSDSHAVVDLLEEARAMELNERLRTRTRGHWTAAALLRAASADGHAALGWDDAGTIEAGARADLATVALDSVRTAGPLPRLGAETAVFAATAADVRHTIVGGRHVVRDGVHTLVPDVPQALARAVAALRAQ; encoded by the coding sequence GTGACGACCACCGAGCGGACCCGGACCTACTGGCTGGAGCACGCCTGGCTCGGCACCCACGTCGAGCCGGGCGTCGCCGTGGACGTGAGCGACGACGGCCGCCTCGCCGCCGTCCGCACGGACGTCCCCGCACCGCCCCCGGGCGCGGAGCCCCTGCGCGGGCTGACCCTGCCGGGACTGGCGAACGCCCACTCGCACGCCTTCCACCGCGCCCTGCGCGGCACCGTCCAGGTCGGCTCCGGGACCTTCTGGACCTGGCGCGAGGTCATGTACTCCGTCGCCGACCGGCTGACCCCCGAGACGTACCTCGAACTCGCCCGCGCGGTGTACGCCGAGATGGCGCTGGCCGGCATCACGACCGTCGGAGAGTTCCACTACGTCCACCACGCCCCCGGCGGCGCCCCCTACGCCGACCCCAATGCGATGGGGGAGGCCCTGATCCAGGCCGCCGCCGACGCCGGCATCCGCATCACCCTCCTCGACACCTGCTACCTGTCCTCCGGCTTCGGACAGCCCCCGAACCCCCACCAGCGCCGCTTCTCCGACGGGACTGCGGAGGCCTGGGCGCAACGCTGTTCAGTTCTCAAGGAACGGGATCACGCACGGATCGGGGCGGCGGTCCACTCGGTGCGGGCCGTGCCCGCCGACCAGCTGGCGACCGTGGCCCGGTGGGCCGAGGAGCGACGGGCCCCGCTGCACGTGCACCTGTCCGAGCAGACCGCCGAGAACGACGCCTGCCGCGACGCCCACGGCTGCACCCCCACCCGGCTCCTCGCCGACCACGGAGTGCTCGGACCCCGCACCACCGGCGTCCACAACACCCACCTCACCGACGAGGACATCGCCCTGCTCGGCGGCAGCCGCACCGGCACCTGCATGTGCCCGACCACGGAACGGGACCTCGCCGACGGCATCGGCCCCGCGGCCGCCCTCCAGCGGGCGGGCTCCCCGCTCTCCCTCGGCTCCGACAGCCACGCCGTCGTCGACCTGCTGGAAGAGGCGCGCGCCATGGAGCTGAACGAGCGCCTGCGCACCCGCACCCGCGGCCACTGGACCGCCGCCGCCCTGCTGCGCGCCGCGAGCGCCGACGGGCACGCCGCCCTCGGCTGGGACGACGCCGGGACCATCGAGGCCGGGGCCCGCGCCGACCTCGCCACGGTCGCTCTGGACTCGGTCAGAACGGCGGGGCCGCTGCCGAGGCTCGGCGCCGAGACGGCCGTATTCGCGGCGACGGCAGCGGACGTACGGCACACGATCGTGGGCGGACGGCATGTCGTACGCGACGGGGTCCACACCCTCGTACCCGATGTGCCGCAGGCCCTCGCGCGGGCCGTGGCAGCCCTGCGCGCCCAGTAA
- a CDS encoding allantoate amidohydrolase codes for MSFHSMWAELLPVGRSSASGGYRRYAWTGADADCRDWFRQQAQARGLAYETDRNGNQWAWLGDPAAGDAVVTGSHLDSVPDGGAFDGPLGVVSAFAALDELRGRGARLTRPLGIVNFGDEEGARFGLACVGSRLTAGALTVEQAHRLTDGDGITLPQAMEAAGYDPDAIGPDPERLARIGAFVELHVEQGRALDLSGDRVGIASAIWPHGRWRFDFRGEANHAGTTRLADRRDPMLSYAETVLAARREAELAGAVATFGKIGVEPNGVNAIPSLVRGWLDSRAADQATLDTVVTGIEKAAREYAAAHGVDLGVERESFTPVVEFDHALRDELARILGTDTELKVPVLGTGAGHDAGILSGRVPTAMLFVRNPTGVSHSPAEHAAEDDCVAGVSALADVLEGLACT; via the coding sequence GTGAGCTTCCACAGCATGTGGGCGGAGCTGCTGCCGGTCGGCCGCAGCTCCGCCTCCGGCGGCTACCGGCGCTACGCCTGGACCGGGGCCGACGCCGACTGCCGGGACTGGTTCCGGCAGCAGGCCCAGGCGCGCGGGCTGGCCTACGAGACCGACCGCAACGGCAACCAGTGGGCCTGGCTCGGCGACCCCGCCGCCGGCGACGCCGTCGTCACCGGCTCCCACCTGGACTCCGTGCCCGACGGCGGCGCCTTCGACGGCCCCCTCGGCGTGGTGTCCGCCTTCGCCGCCCTGGACGAACTGCGCGGGAGGGGAGCGCGGCTCACCAGGCCGCTCGGCATCGTCAACTTCGGCGACGAGGAGGGCGCCCGCTTCGGCCTCGCCTGCGTCGGCTCCCGGCTCACCGCCGGCGCGCTCACCGTCGAACAGGCCCACCGCCTCACCGACGGCGACGGCATCACGCTTCCGCAGGCCATGGAGGCCGCCGGGTACGACCCGGACGCCATCGGACCCGATCCCGAACGGCTCGCCCGCATCGGCGCCTTCGTCGAGCTCCACGTCGAACAGGGCCGGGCCCTCGACCTGTCCGGCGACCGCGTCGGCATCGCCTCAGCCATCTGGCCGCACGGACGCTGGCGGTTCGACTTCCGGGGCGAGGCCAACCACGCCGGCACCACCCGTCTCGCCGACCGCCGCGACCCCATGCTGTCCTACGCCGAGACCGTCCTCGCCGCCCGCCGCGAGGCCGAACTCGCCGGTGCCGTCGCCACCTTCGGCAAGATCGGCGTCGAGCCCAACGGCGTCAACGCCATCCCCTCCCTGGTGCGCGGCTGGCTCGACTCCCGCGCCGCCGACCAGGCGACCCTGGACACCGTGGTCACCGGCATCGAGAAGGCCGCCCGCGAGTACGCCGCCGCCCACGGCGTCGACCTCGGCGTCGAGCGTGAATCCTTCACCCCCGTCGTCGAGTTCGACCACGCCCTGCGCGACGAACTCGCCCGCATCCTGGGCACCGACACGGAACTGAAGGTCCCCGTCCTCGGCACGGGCGCCGGACACGACGCCGGAATCCTCTCCGGACGCGTCCCGACCGCCATGCTGTTCGTGCGCAACCCCACCGGCGTCTCGCACTCCCCGGCCGAGCACGCCGCCGAGGACGACTGCGTGGCCGGGGTGAGCGCACTCGCCGACGTACTGGAAGGGCTGGCCTGCACGTGA